From a single Thalassophryne amazonica chromosome 7, fThaAma1.1, whole genome shotgun sequence genomic region:
- the tstd3 gene encoding thiosulfate sulfurtransferase/rhodanese-like domain-containing protein 3 — translation MALRRCCRLTESVPRLLWTGTTGTVRPTAELQSFVSTLWAVWRTFSSAPSSTDVSYEQMKELLAAQKAVIIDVREPWELREHGVISGSINVPLGQLNVALQLGPEAFKENYGGEMPQKTDHVVFTCLKGIRSKTALDTAASLGFKVVQHYPGGWQDWAENQQK, via the exons ATGGCTCTGAGGAGGTGCTGCAGACTGACCGAATCGGTTCCTCGGCTCTTATGGACCGGTACCACCGGTACCGTCCGTCCTACAGCGGAACTTCAAAGCTTTGTGTCCA CTCTGTGGGCTGTGTGGCGCACTTTTAGTTCGGCTCCATCCAGCACAGATGTGAGTTACGAGCAGATGAAGGAGCTGCTGGCGGCTCAGAAAGCCGTGATTATCGACGTCAGAGAACCGTGGGAGCTCCGGGAGCACGGCGTCATCTCCGGATCCATCAACGTTCCCT TGGGACAGTTGAATGTTGCTCTCCAGTTGGGTCCGGAAGCATTCAAAGAGAATTATGGCGGCGAGATGCCCCAGAAGACGGATCACGTTGTGTTCACCTGTCTGAAAGGGATCAGGAGCAAGACGGCCCTGGACACCGCCGCCTCACTGGGATTCAAAGT TGTTCAGCATTATCCTGGTGGCTGGCAGGACTGGGCGGAAAACCAGCAAAAGTAA